In a genomic window of Streptomyces sp. SJL17-4:
- a CDS encoding ArsR family transcriptional regulator, giving the protein MLRIHFTDADLTRTRMGTAPDPLWEICMSLHRFQTRQGRWAHADWFRTTRTRLHAKGFGRTLSTFLLPLVPRAAYFPDFLTPVEAAEGLESGLEAVLSTPTRRVLHEVSLLDRTSGAPDWAPRLAEPDFREELVRALRTYHDIAIAPYDDRMQARLDAERATQARAVLSSGAEGILQSLGPALRWRRPVLSANYPKERDLHLGGRGLLLIPSYFCWGTPVTFHSTTLDPVLLYPLSQEPRPSALPEGLGSGAPLAALLGRTRACVLRAVTSGATTGELARAAGVSASSASQHAAALRRTGLLTTHRNATSVLHTLTPLGAALLRANTPTT; this is encoded by the coding sequence ATGCTCCGCATCCACTTCACCGACGCCGACCTGACGCGCACACGGATGGGCACCGCGCCCGATCCGTTGTGGGAGATCTGCATGAGCCTGCACCGCTTCCAGACCAGGCAGGGGCGCTGGGCCCACGCCGACTGGTTCCGCACCACCCGTACCCGGCTGCACGCCAAGGGGTTCGGTCGCACCTTGAGCACGTTCCTCTTACCCCTGGTCCCGCGTGCCGCCTACTTCCCCGACTTCCTCACTCCTGTCGAAGCCGCCGAGGGACTCGAATCGGGACTCGAAGCCGTCCTGAGCACCCCCACGCGCCGGGTGCTGCACGAGGTGAGCCTCCTCGACCGGACCAGTGGCGCTCCCGACTGGGCTCCCCGTCTCGCCGAGCCGGACTTCCGCGAAGAGCTGGTCCGGGCCCTGCGCACCTACCACGACATCGCCATCGCTCCCTACGACGACCGCATGCAGGCGCGCCTCGACGCCGAACGCGCCACACAGGCCCGCGCCGTCCTCAGCAGCGGAGCCGAAGGCATCCTGCAGAGCCTGGGGCCGGCACTGCGATGGCGCCGGCCGGTCCTGTCGGCGAACTATCCCAAGGAGCGTGACCTGCACCTCGGCGGCCGGGGGCTCCTCCTGATCCCGTCCTACTTCTGCTGGGGAACCCCGGTGACCTTCCACAGCACGACACTCGATCCCGTGCTGCTCTACCCGCTCAGCCAGGAGCCCCGCCCCTCCGCGCTTCCGGAGGGCCTCGGCTCCGGAGCGCCCCTGGCCGCTCTGCTCGGCCGCACCCGGGCCTGTGTCCTACGTGCCGTCACGTCGGGCGCCACCACGGGCGAACTCGCCCGTGCGGCAGGGGTCTCCGCGTCGTCCGCGAGCCAGCACGCCGCCGCCCTGCGCCGCACCGGCCTCCTCACCACCCACCGCAACGCCACATCGGTGCTGCACACGCTCACACCACTCGGAGCCGCCCTTCTGCGCGCCAACACCCCGACGACCTGA
- a CDS encoding peptidase inhibitor family I36 protein has product MALRSVITAFATTALLGAALAVTPTAQAAQEAPAAPAPAQAVAVSLGAGEAIGFSVPPGEVGTQAYSDCTSGYICFFSGTSGSGSKCQWSSSLVPRAREQCSWMNNGSPAKSVYNRTSYRYHYYKAFDYKDRIGSTLSGGQGNLAGTYNIGSLCRHNASGCPE; this is encoded by the coding sequence GTGGCTCTACGGTCCGTCATCACAGCCTTCGCGACAACAGCCCTCCTGGGCGCCGCCCTCGCGGTCACCCCGACCGCGCAGGCGGCTCAGGAAGCGCCCGCGGCCCCCGCGCCGGCGCAGGCCGTCGCGGTGTCCCTGGGCGCGGGTGAGGCCATCGGCTTCAGCGTGCCGCCCGGCGAGGTCGGCACCCAGGCGTACTCCGACTGCACGAGCGGCTACATCTGCTTCTTCTCCGGCACGAGCGGCTCGGGCTCGAAGTGCCAGTGGAGCTCGTCCCTCGTCCCGCGGGCGCGCGAGCAGTGCTCGTGGATGAACAACGGCTCGCCCGCCAAGTCCGTCTACAACCGCACGAGTTACCGCTACCACTACTACAAGGCCTTCGACTACAAGGACCGCATCGGCAGCACGCTCTCGGGAGGCCAGGGCAACCTCGCCGGCACGTACAACATCGGCTCCCTGTGCCGCCACAACGCGAGCGGCTGCCCCGAGTAG